One region of Esox lucius isolate fEsoLuc1 chromosome 17, fEsoLuc1.pri, whole genome shotgun sequence genomic DNA includes:
- the gdf5 gene encoding growth/differentiation factor 5 yields MKELKHLPLLLGCWTLLYLDIILASLSHSGTAHRAPEGRGKEHTDAAGEGDNPGMDSTAKSTAGNYSTAFRKYPTVARITRIRTGAPLIKGEPAKAKSVASVLSRNRIAASRGLGAISLRHKEAARAWVPGEDATKAAAAPAPVALSVQTAKGAGTPRQSKGRTFPRAVTLERTAQLRDVAMQKHIAPLAQRNAKTTGKLSDRDSPKHPLVTPHDYMLSLYWSLSTGEVNTSMLHEAGMANTITSFVDKGQDDRVPQLRRQKYYFNISSLEKEGLLGAELRILRKRLADPRKALSTGGVFCLKLFTCAAGKQKATLLQTQTIEDHITPKWEVFEIWKLFKNFKNTVQLCFELEALERGRPVDLRALGFSRLGRQTKEKAFFLVFGRTKKRDLFYNEIKARSGQDNKTVYEYLFTQRRMRRAPATRGKKLAKNPKPRCHKKQLHVNFKEMGWDDWIIAPLEYEAYHCDGMCDFPIRSHLEPTNHAIIQTLMNSMDPDLTPPTCCVPTRLSPISILYIDSANNVVYKQYEDMVVESCGCR; encoded by the exons ATGAAAGAACTGAAACATCTCCCTCTTTTATTGGGGTGTTGGACTCTCTTATACCTGGACATTATCCTAGCGTCACTGAGCCATAGCGGGACGGCACATCGCGCGCCCGAGGGTCGAGGAAAGGAGCACACAGACGCAGCAGGTGAAGGAGACAACCCGGGAATGGACTCAACTGCCAAATCGACTGCAGGAAACTACAGCACTGCGTTTAGGAAGTATCCAACTGTCGCGAGGATCACGCGAATTAGGACAGGAGCTCCGTTGATAAAGGGCGAGCCAGCCAAAGCAAAATCTGTGGCATCAGTATTATCACGGAATCGCATAGCGGCAAGTCGTGGTCTTGGAGCTATCAGTTTGCGGCACAAGGAGGCTGCGCGCGCTTGGGTACCCGGGGAGGATGCTACGAAAGCAGCTGCAGCGCCTGCTCCCGTAGCGCTAAGCGTGCAAACAGCCAAAGGCGCTGGTACACCTAGACAGAGCAAAGGGAGAACTTTCCCCAGAGCTGTAACATTAGAACGAACTGCGCAACTTAGAGACGTTGCTATGCAAAAGCACATCGCTCCATTGGCCCAAAGGAATGCCAAAACAACAGGCAAACTGAGTGACCGGGACTCTCCGAAGCATCCATTGGTCACTCCGCACGACTACATGTTGTCACTGTATTGGTCATTATCCACAGGAGAGGTGAACACTAGCATGTTGCACGAGGCTGGCATGGCCAACACCATCACCAGCTTCGTGGATAAAGGACaag ATGATCGTGTTCCCCAACTGAGAAGACAGAAGTATTACTTCAACATCAGTTCCCTGGAGAAGGAGGGGCTGTTGGGGGCAGAGCTGCGCATTCTCAGGAAACGACTGGCCGACCCACGCAAAGCTCTTTCCACTGGCGGAGTTTTCTGCCTGAAGCTTTTCACCTGTGCAGCAGGTAAGCAGAAGGCTACACTGCTCCAAACTCAAACCATCGAGGACCACATAACACCGAAATGGGAAGTGTTTGAAATTTGGAAACTATTCAAGAATTTCAAGAACACCGTCCAGCTTTGCTTTGAGCTGGAGGCCTTAGAACGAGGCCGCCCCGTGGACCTTAGGGCCCTTGGCTTTAGTCGTTTGGGAAGGCAGACCAAAGAGAAAGCATTTTTCCTTGTGTTCGGGCGCACAAAGAAACGTGACTTGTTCTACAATGAGATCAAAGCCCGTTCTGGCCAAGACAACAAGACGGTGTACGAGTACTTGTTCACTCAACGGCGCATGCGACGAGCTCCAGCCACCCGTGGAAAGAAGCTGGCCAAGAATCCTAAGCCTCGTTGTCACAAGAAGCAGCTGCACGTTAACTTCAAGGAGATGGGCTGGGACGATTGGATAATCGCTCCACTAGAATATGAAGCCTACCACTGCGACGGCATGTGTGATTTCCCCATTCGATCTCACCTGGAGCCCACCAACCATGCAATCATCCAGACGCTAATGAACTCTATGGACCCTGATTTGACTCCGCCTACCTGCTGTGTGCCCACTCGCCTTAGCCCAATCAGCATCCTCTACATTGACTCGGCCAATAATGTTGTCTACAAACAGTATGAGGACATGGTGGTAGAGTCCTGTGGCTGCAGGTAG